From Pseudoalteromonas sp. R3, one genomic window encodes:
- a CDS encoding efflux RND transporter periplasmic adaptor subunit yields MNKISYTLSAVALALVLSGCSQPNAQEGQQQPPPLTIDVAQVKMAPVQSWHTFTTRLQAPERVVLKPRVSGQVEQMTFKEGERIEKGQTLFRLDPRPFEVQVETLNAQLVSADAALMQAKSEARRAKQLVAEKAMSTELAEQRAATLRQAQANRDAIAAQLKKARLDLEFSQVEAPISGVISRAIVTKGNYVSAGETTLATIVSDQQIYAYFDVDERTWSDKFAGVDATDAVTVQLQRINGGASVPGVVDFIDNEINPNTGTLGVRAVFDAQQHGLKPGAFARISLGSADAATMPLVPERAIGTDLKNRFVLTVDANNTLQYRLVELGERYGAFRAIKSGLEAGDKVAANGPARVGPGMPITPNMVTLNLDDTRLVIAQRNTQLSAAN; encoded by the coding sequence ATGAATAAAATTAGCTATACACTCAGTGCGGTCGCACTTGCTTTGGTGCTCAGCGGTTGTAGCCAGCCAAATGCACAGGAAGGGCAGCAGCAGCCACCGCCGCTGACCATAGATGTGGCACAGGTCAAAATGGCCCCGGTGCAGTCATGGCATACCTTTACCACGCGTTTGCAAGCGCCGGAGCGGGTGGTGCTTAAGCCTCGCGTATCTGGTCAGGTAGAGCAGATGACATTCAAAGAAGGTGAAAGAATTGAAAAGGGCCAGACGTTGTTCAGACTTGACCCGCGCCCGTTTGAAGTGCAGGTAGAAACCCTGAACGCACAGCTGGTCAGTGCCGATGCGGCTTTAATGCAGGCTAAAAGCGAAGCACGCCGTGCCAAACAGCTGGTGGCTGAAAAAGCCATGTCAACCGAGCTTGCCGAGCAGCGTGCGGCGACATTGCGCCAGGCACAGGCTAACCGCGATGCTATCGCCGCACAGCTGAAAAAAGCGCGTCTGGATCTGGAGTTCAGCCAGGTTGAAGCGCCGATCAGTGGCGTGATTTCGCGTGCTATCGTGACCAAAGGTAATTATGTGAGCGCCGGTGAAACCACGCTGGCAACCATAGTCTCAGATCAGCAGATCTATGCATACTTTGATGTGGACGAGCGCACCTGGAGTGACAAGTTTGCCGGTGTGGATGCCACCGATGCGGTTACCGTGCAATTACAGCGTATCAACGGTGGCGCATCGGTGCCTGGCGTGGTTGATTTTATCGATAACGAAATTAACCCCAATACTGGCACTTTAGGCGTACGCGCAGTGTTTGATGCGCAGCAACACGGCCTGAAACCAGGTGCCTTTGCGCGCATCTCTTTGGGCTCGGCTGATGCTGCAACCATGCCTTTGGTGCCTGAGCGTGCCATTGGAACGGATCTGAAAAACCGCTTTGTACTGACGGTCGATGCCAATAACACGCTGCAATACCGCCTGGTAGAGCTGGGTGAGCGCTACGGTGCATTCCGTGCGATTAAATCGGGTCTGGAAGCAGGTGATAAAGTCGCTGCCAATGGTCCTGCACGTGTTGGTCCGGGCATGCCTATCACCCCAAACATGGTGACGCTGAACCTGGATGATACCCGTCTTGTGATTGCACAGCGCAATACTCAGCTTAGCGCTGCAAACTAA
- a CDS encoding LysR family transcriptional regulator, whose protein sequence is MDTTSRLIMLLEVVEQGSFSKAAELRNIDRSVISKQIGKLEEELGVRLLNRTTRSFSLTAAGAEMVKKAADLRLLLQDTVQLAENYHQEPRGLLRITASSYIGQHYLMPVINDFQKRFPQVSVEIRMDDRVVDMISEGYDLAFRVGEPRDSSLVARKIARNKMLILATQRFIDTYGEPKTMADLADLPAASYSSSHLRFEAISYIDEDGKPQEQPITPVFRSNDAEALMSKVLSHTAFFTAPAFFFADGVDTDQLVPLLTHVNLPDYSAVYAVYPHRDLPVRTRLFLDAARHYIGEHKPRWELNIPGIEQLYQPKAK, encoded by the coding sequence ATGGATACCACCAGCCGGTTGATTATGTTGCTCGAAGTTGTTGAGCAGGGGTCATTTTCTAAGGCAGCTGAACTAAGAAATATAGACCGTTCAGTGATCTCCAAACAGATAGGCAAGCTTGAAGAAGAACTGGGCGTGCGACTGCTCAACCGCACTACCCGATCATTTTCCCTGACCGCAGCCGGTGCTGAAATGGTAAAAAAGGCCGCAGATTTGCGCTTACTATTACAGGATACAGTGCAACTGGCAGAAAACTATCACCAGGAGCCTAGGGGCTTATTGCGCATCACCGCATCGAGCTATATCGGTCAACATTACCTGATGCCGGTCATCAACGATTTCCAGAAGCGCTTTCCTCAGGTCAGTGTTGAGATACGTATGGATGACCGGGTGGTGGATATGATCTCAGAAGGATATGATCTGGCGTTTCGGGTTGGAGAACCCCGCGACTCCTCTCTGGTAGCCCGAAAGATTGCCCGCAATAAAATGCTGATCCTGGCAACCCAACGCTTTATCGACACCTATGGCGAGCCAAAGACCATGGCCGATCTGGCAGACTTGCCCGCAGCCTCATACAGCAGCTCACACCTGCGCTTTGAAGCTATCAGCTACATAGATGAAGATGGCAAGCCACAGGAGCAGCCCATTACGCCAGTGTTTCGCTCCAATGATGCAGAGGCCCTGATGAGCAAAGTACTATCACACACCGCGTTTTTTACTGCACCGGCCTTCTTCTTTGCCGACGGAGTAGATACCGACCAGCTGGTCCCCCTGCTGACCCATGTCAATCTGCCCGATTACAGTGCGGTGTATGCCGTTTACCCGCACCGGGATTTACCCGTCAGAACCCGATTATTTCTGGACGCGGCACGGCATTATATCGGCGAGCATAAGCCGCGCTGGGAGCTGAACATTCCCGGAATAGAGCAACTCTATCAGCCTAAAGCAAAATAA